One Kitasatospora sp. NBC_01266 genomic window carries:
- a CDS encoding DUF885 domain-containing protein, with the protein MASEPNPATDARTPRTIADAYVQALSDLDPLTAVYLGLNPEDDRLPDLSPAGRAAVADLARRTLAELDEVEARAADPSATAEAREAERRCARLLRERLTAELAVHEAGEDLRALRNLGSPLHDTREIFTLLPTGTEDDWARLGRRLARFPLAVQQYRATLAEGVERGLLAGPRQVETVIGQVAEWLAPDPGADEAGKEAGWFGALVAPAPEGLRAELTGHALAASAELAVLRDWLVEVYTPAAAGTPDAVGRERYLRWVRLWNGADLDLDEAYRWAWTEFHDLAGQMAVEAGKVLPGSTPMEAMRWLETEGPSIEGPEAARQYLQGLMDQAIRDLQGAHFDLAEPITRVESMLAPAGTASAPYYSAPSLDFSRPGRTWLPVMGRETFPTWDLVSTWYHEGVPGHHLQLAQWNYVAGSLSTYQVSLGGVSANLEGWALYAERLMDELGYLTDPGHRLGYLNAQMLRALRVILDIGMHVGLEFPADSPFHPGELMTPELGREFFGSYCGLATEMLDSELVRYLGMPGQAIGYKLGERAWLRGRAAARAAHEARGEEFDLKAWHMAALSQGSLGLDDLEAVLAEL; encoded by the coding sequence ATGGCTTCCGAACCGAATCCCGCCACCGACGCCCGCACGCCGCGCACCATCGCGGACGCCTACGTCCAGGCCCTTTCCGACCTCGACCCGCTGACCGCGGTCTACCTCGGACTCAACCCGGAGGACGACCGCCTCCCCGACCTGTCGCCGGCCGGCCGCGCCGCCGTCGCCGACCTCGCCCGCCGCACGCTGGCCGAACTCGACGAGGTGGAGGCGCGGGCGGCCGATCCGAGCGCCACCGCCGAAGCCCGGGAGGCCGAGCGCCGCTGCGCCCGACTGCTGCGCGAGCGGCTGACCGCGGAGCTGGCGGTGCACGAGGCGGGTGAGGACCTGCGCGCGCTGCGCAACCTCGGCTCGCCGCTGCACGACACCCGCGAGATCTTCACCCTGCTGCCCACCGGGACCGAGGACGACTGGGCCCGGCTCGGTCGGCGGCTGGCCCGCTTCCCGCTGGCCGTCCAGCAGTACCGGGCCACCCTGGCCGAGGGCGTCGAGCGCGGCCTGCTGGCCGGGCCGCGGCAGGTCGAGACGGTGATCGGACAGGTCGCCGAGTGGCTGGCCCCCGACCCGGGCGCCGACGAGGCGGGCAAGGAGGCCGGCTGGTTCGGCGCCCTGGTCGCCCCGGCCCCCGAGGGCCTGCGGGCCGAGCTGACCGGCCACGCGCTGGCCGCTTCCGCCGAACTGGCCGTGCTGCGCGACTGGCTGGTCGAGGTCTACACGCCGGCCGCCGCCGGCACCCCCGACGCGGTGGGCCGCGAGCGCTACCTGCGCTGGGTGCGGCTGTGGAACGGCGCGGACCTGGACCTGGACGAGGCTTACCGGTGGGCCTGGACCGAGTTCCACGACCTCGCGGGGCAGATGGCCGTCGAGGCCGGGAAGGTACTGCCCGGCAGCACGCCGATGGAGGCGATGCGCTGGCTGGAGACCGAGGGACCCTCGATCGAGGGTCCCGAGGCGGCCCGCCAGTACCTGCAGGGCCTGATGGACCAGGCGATCCGCGACCTGCAGGGCGCCCACTTCGACCTGGCCGAGCCGATCACCCGGGTCGAGTCCATGCTGGCCCCGGCCGGCACCGCCAGCGCTCCTTACTACTCGGCTCCCTCGCTGGACTTCAGCCGCCCCGGCCGGACCTGGCTGCCGGTGATGGGCCGGGAGACCTTCCCGACCTGGGACCTGGTCAGCACCTGGTACCACGAGGGCGTCCCCGGCCACCACCTGCAGCTCGCGCAGTGGAACTACGTGGCGGGCAGCCTCTCCACCTACCAGGTCAGCCTGGGCGGGGTGAGCGCCAACCTGGAGGGCTGGGCGCTCTACGCCGAACGCCTGATGGACGAGCTCGGCTACCTGACCGACCCCGGCCACCGGCTCGGCTACCTCAACGCCCAGATGCTGCGGGCGCTGCGGGTGATCCTGGACATCGGCATGCACGTGGGCCTGGAGTTCCCGGCCGACTCGCCGTTCCACCCCGGCGAGCTGATGACCCCGGAGCTGGGCCGCGAGTTCTTCGGCAGCTACTGCGGGCTGGCCACCGAGATGCTGGACAGCGAGCTGGTCCGCTACCTCGGCATGCCGGGGCAGGCGATCGGCTACAAGCTCGGCGAGCGCGCCTGGCTGCGCGGCCGGGCGGCGGCGCGGGCGGCGCACGAGGCGCGCGGCGAGGAGTTCGACCTCAAGGCCTGGCACATGGCGGCGCTCTCCCAGGGCTCGCTCGGGCTGGACGACCTGGAGGCGGTGCTCGCCGAACTGTGA
- a CDS encoding serine/threonine-protein kinase produces MRAGDLLGERYRLVGELGRGGFGVVWEAYDQRVGRQVAVKTLRHQTGPDAATDRARFGREMAVLARLVHQNVVLIFDQGEVAEAGESYRYLVMELLNGLTLKQALATSRPELSRALDWGRQLCAALAAAHAADVIHRDIKPENIMFTGPEQQLLKVLDFGIAQIGDNKEGSLTSAGVVIGSAPYLAPERWRGEPGTVRSDLYALGCVLFELFTGARPFSSGGTYALMVQHVEEVPVRPTALPRDLAQLLLELLAKDPADRPAGAAEVGRRLDRAAEAVRDLRRQADAAFQAAGEGRPAEGLKRLRPLIEQFALAFGPGDGRTVRGCHDFAVLLARLGAHDQAYCLLDELLPHATAALGEGHPDVEDIQHRLARTPAPDRPCPPGLLEALLTGVNRTGD; encoded by the coding sequence ATGAGAGCCGGGGATCTACTGGGGGAGCGCTACCGCCTGGTCGGCGAGCTGGGCCGGGGCGGCTTCGGGGTGGTCTGGGAGGCCTACGACCAGCGGGTCGGGCGGCAGGTGGCGGTCAAGACGCTGCGCCATCAGACCGGCCCGGACGCCGCCACCGACCGGGCCAGGTTCGGGCGCGAGATGGCGGTGCTGGCCCGCCTGGTGCACCAGAACGTGGTGCTGATCTTCGACCAGGGCGAGGTCGCCGAGGCCGGCGAGAGCTACCGCTACCTGGTGATGGAACTGCTCAACGGCCTGACCCTGAAGCAGGCGCTGGCCACCTCCCGCCCCGAGCTGTCGCGCGCCCTGGACTGGGGCCGCCAGCTGTGCGCCGCGCTCGCCGCCGCCCACGCGGCCGACGTGATCCACCGCGACATCAAGCCGGAGAACATCATGTTCACCGGCCCCGAGCAGCAGCTGCTCAAGGTGCTGGACTTCGGCATCGCGCAGATCGGCGACAACAAGGAGGGCAGCCTGACCAGTGCGGGCGTGGTGATCGGCAGTGCCCCGTACCTGGCCCCCGAGCGCTGGCGCGGCGAGCCGGGCACGGTGCGCAGCGACCTCTACGCGCTGGGCTGCGTGCTCTTCGAACTCTTCACCGGCGCCCGCCCGTTCAGCTCCGGCGGCACCTACGCGCTGATGGTCCAGCACGTGGAGGAAGTGCCGGTGCGGCCGACCGCGCTGCCCCGGGACCTGGCACAGCTGCTGCTCGAACTGCTGGCCAAGGATCCCGCCGACCGTCCGGCCGGCGCCGCCGAGGTGGGTCGCCGGCTCGACCGCGCCGCCGAGGCCGTGCGCGATCTGCGCCGCCAGGCGGACGCGGCCTTCCAGGCGGCCGGCGAGGGCCGGCCCGCCGAGGGGCTGAAGCGGCTGCGACCGCTGATCGAGCAGTTCGCGCTCGCCTTCGGACCGGGCGACGGCCGTACGGTGCGCGGCTGCCACGACTTCGCCGTGCTGCTCGCCCGGCTCGGCGCGCACGACCAGGCGTACTGCCTGCTGGACGAGCTGCTCCCGCACGCCACCGCCGCGCTCGGCGAGGGCCACCCCGATGTCGAGGACATCCAGCACCGGCTGGCCCGCACCCCGGCGCCGGATCGCCCCTGCCCGCCGGGGCTGCTCGAGGCGCTGCTCACGGGTGTCAACCGTACGGGCGACTGA
- a CDS encoding amino acid ABC transporter ATP-binding protein, which translates to MSTVMVQVSGLHKSFGTLRVLRGVDLSVPVGSVTVVLGPSGSGKSTLLRSINHLERPARGVVTVDGELIGYRRVGDRLHELSEREVRRQRTRIGYVFQNFNLFPHLTVLENVTEAPIGALGRPKARARESALRLLDRVGLADKADAYPRQLSGGQQQRVAIARALALEPKVLLFDEPTSALDPELVGEVLAVIRDLAAAGTTMIVVTHEIGFAREVADRVVFMDGGVVVEAGTPAEVLDRPRQQRTRTFLARVR; encoded by the coding sequence ATGAGCACCGTGATGGTCCAGGTCAGCGGTCTGCACAAGAGCTTCGGCACGCTCCGGGTGCTGCGCGGGGTCGACCTGAGCGTGCCGGTGGGCTCGGTCACCGTGGTGCTCGGGCCGTCCGGCTCGGGCAAGTCGACGCTGCTGCGCAGCATCAACCACCTGGAGCGGCCGGCCCGTGGCGTGGTGACGGTGGACGGCGAGCTGATCGGCTACCGGCGGGTCGGCGACCGGCTGCACGAGCTGTCCGAACGTGAGGTGCGGCGCCAGCGCACCCGGATCGGCTACGTCTTCCAGAACTTCAACCTGTTCCCGCACCTGACCGTGCTGGAGAACGTCACCGAGGCCCCGATCGGCGCGCTCGGCCGCCCCAAGGCGCGGGCCCGCGAGTCGGCGCTGCGCCTGCTGGACCGGGTCGGGCTGGCCGACAAGGCGGACGCCTACCCGCGCCAGCTCTCCGGTGGGCAGCAGCAGCGGGTGGCGATCGCCCGGGCGCTGGCACTGGAGCCCAAGGTGCTGCTCTTCGACGAGCCGACCTCGGCGCTCGATCCGGAGCTGGTCGGCGAGGTGCTGGCGGTGATCAGGGACCTGGCCGCGGCGGGGACCACGATGATCGTGGTCACCCACGAGATCGGCTTCGCCCGGGAGGTGGCGGACCGGGTGGTCTTCATGGACGGCGGGGTGGTGGTCGAGGCGGGTACTCCGGCCGAGGTGCTGGACCGGCCGCGCCAGCAGCGCACCCGCACCTTCCTCGCCAGGGTCCGCTGA
- a CDS encoding LLM class flavin-dependent oxidoreductase, with the protein MPVEFLGIAATGDGSETTARSTAAFDRDYTLRLARAHEEHGWDRVLFAYGSGSPDPAPAAAFLAAKLDTLQILLAHRPNVSSPTFAARTFATLDQISQGRLTVHFITGGNDHEQQREGDFLTKDQRYDRTREYIQVVKKIWTSHQPFDHEGEYYRFNDFVADVFPVQQPRPGVSFGGSSEAAYAAGGAEADIYCLWGEPLAETEAQIERVRQSAAAAGRGRAPRIQVAFRPIIAPTEELAWQKAHRTVELINARKARGELVRRRGAAGAAPENAGSQRLIAIAEAGERYDRALWTPTAAATGGAGNSNALVGTPETVAQALLDYYDLGVDILSARGYHLLDDAIDFGRYVIPIVREEVAKRDAEKARKAAAERDRQQLIAVQA; encoded by the coding sequence ATGCCCGTCGAGTTCCTCGGTATCGCCGCCACCGGCGACGGCTCGGAGACCACCGCCCGCAGCACCGCCGCCTTCGACCGCGACTACACGCTGCGCCTGGCCCGCGCCCACGAGGAGCACGGCTGGGACCGGGTGCTCTTCGCCTACGGATCGGGCTCGCCCGATCCCGCCCCGGCCGCCGCCTTCCTGGCCGCGAAGCTGGACACGCTGCAGATCCTGCTGGCCCACCGGCCGAACGTCTCCTCCCCGACCTTCGCCGCCAGGACCTTCGCCACCCTGGACCAGATCAGCCAGGGCCGCCTCACCGTGCACTTCATCACCGGCGGCAACGACCACGAGCAGCAGCGCGAGGGCGACTTCCTGACCAAGGACCAGCGCTACGACCGCACCCGCGAGTACATCCAGGTCGTGAAGAAGATCTGGACCAGCCACCAGCCCTTCGACCACGAGGGCGAGTACTACCGGTTCAACGACTTCGTGGCCGACGTCTTCCCGGTCCAGCAGCCGCGCCCGGGCGTCTCCTTCGGCGGTTCCTCCGAGGCGGCGTACGCGGCGGGCGGGGCGGAGGCGGACATCTACTGCCTGTGGGGCGAGCCGCTGGCCGAGACGGAGGCGCAGATCGAACGGGTCAGGCAGTCGGCCGCCGCGGCCGGGCGCGGCCGGGCGCCGCGGATCCAGGTGGCGTTCCGGCCGATCATCGCGCCGACCGAGGAGCTGGCCTGGCAGAAGGCGCACCGCACGGTGGAGCTGATCAACGCCCGCAAGGCGCGCGGCGAACTGGTCCGCCGTCGCGGTGCCGCCGGCGCGGCACCCGAGAACGCCGGCTCCCAGCGTCTGATCGCGATCGCCGAGGCCGGTGAGCGCTACGACCGCGCGCTGTGGACCCCGACCGCCGCCGCCACCGGCGGAGCCGGCAACTCCAACGCCCTGGTCGGCACGCCCGAGACGGTGGCCCAGGCCCTGCTCGACTACTACGACCTGGGCGTGGACATCCTCTCGGCGCGCGGCTACCACCTGCTGGACGACGCGATCGACTTCGGCCGCTACGTGATCCCGATCGTCCGTGAGGAGGTCGCGAAGCGGGACGCCGAGAAGGCCCGCAAGGCCGCCGCCGAGCGCGACCGGCAGCAGCTGATCGCGGTCCAGGCATGA
- a CDS encoding TetR/AcrR family transcriptional regulator, producing MNATEPAAPSTSPAPGPAPVAAAGPAERPRRAGYRRLPVQQRREQLIAVALELFSTRPPDEVSLDDVAEASGASRPLVYRYFAGGKQQLYEAALSSAAEELISRFTVPPRGTPTEQLGSVLDGYFSFVAEHDAGYGALLRGGSVVETARTSAIVDKVRRAALRRTLRYMGVAEPGPRLTLLVRSWISVVEASSLSWLDEGRQIPPAQLRDWLVDEFVAMTAATAAHDPQSAEVLTGLLALEAPDGRAAALLARLGTLRIGR from the coding sequence ATGAACGCCACCGAGCCGGCCGCGCCCAGCACCTCGCCCGCCCCTGGTCCGGCTCCGGTCGCGGCCGCCGGACCCGCCGAGCGGCCCCGGCGGGCCGGCTACCGGCGGCTGCCGGTCCAGCAGCGCCGCGAGCAGCTGATCGCCGTGGCACTGGAGCTTTTCAGCACCCGCCCGCCGGACGAGGTGAGCCTGGACGACGTGGCCGAGGCCTCCGGCGCCTCCCGGCCGCTGGTCTACCGCTACTTCGCCGGCGGCAAGCAGCAGCTCTACGAGGCGGCGCTGAGCAGCGCGGCCGAGGAGCTGATCAGCCGCTTCACGGTCCCGCCGCGCGGCACCCCGACCGAGCAGCTCGGCTCGGTGCTGGACGGCTACTTCTCCTTCGTCGCCGAACACGACGCCGGCTACGGCGCGCTGCTGCGCGGCGGCTCGGTGGTGGAGACCGCGCGGACCAGCGCGATCGTGGACAAGGTGCGCCGGGCGGCGCTGCGGCGCACCCTGCGCTACATGGGCGTGGCCGAGCCGGGGCCCCGGCTCACCCTGCTGGTGCGCTCCTGGATCTCGGTGGTCGAGGCCTCCTCGCTCAGCTGGCTGGACGAGGGCAGGCAGATCCCGCCCGCCCAGTTGCGCGACTGGCTGGTGGACGAGTTCGTGGCGATGACCGCGGCCACCGCCGCGCACGATCCGCAGAGCGCCGAGGTGCTGACCGGGCTGCTGGCCCTGGAGGCGCCGGACGGGCGCGCCGCCGCGCTGCTGGCCCGCCTCGGCACGCTGCGGATCGGCCGCTGA
- a CDS encoding serine/threonine-protein kinase produces the protein MSDLQPPPLVDGRYQVVRELGRSATGTRWEAFDRTDGHRVVVHLVPPQAPAPPAAVERFLAEAERAGRLGHPHLVEVEHRADRSLVLELLSGRPLDAVIAAGPADLGHILIWAQQVCLGLWAAHQAGVVHWGLKPSRFFLTDQGRIKLLGFGTAYLAPATETGNAPYLAPEQWRQTPADGRADLYALGCVLFELCTGRPPYLGGSAAEMMHRHLNDAVPYPGLFRADLPRGLDEIVLGLLAKDPGARPADATEAGARLAAVAAGYQGPVAPALEDQLRAQVDQAWAYGEAGQQAEAIRQLTALVSHAARTLGPSHPQTLQVCYDLAIWRGMADDIAGAAGLLGELLPLMTATLGPGDEDVAKATRDLWSYSRELEHRRNRGTARPGELAMLLGLPVY, from the coding sequence ATGTCAGATCTCCAGCCGCCGCCCCTGGTCGACGGCCGCTACCAGGTGGTTCGCGAGCTGGGCCGGTCGGCCACCGGCACCCGCTGGGAGGCGTTCGACCGCACGGACGGCCACCGGGTGGTCGTCCACCTGGTGCCGCCGCAGGCGCCCGCCCCGCCGGCGGCCGTCGAGCGGTTCCTGGCGGAGGCCGAACGGGCCGGCCGGCTCGGCCATCCGCACCTGGTCGAGGTGGAGCACCGCGCCGACCGCTCGCTGGTGCTGGAACTGCTCAGCGGCCGCCCGCTGGATGCCGTGATCGCGGCCGGGCCCGCCGACCTCGGACACATCCTGATCTGGGCCCAGCAGGTCTGCCTCGGCCTGTGGGCCGCGCACCAGGCCGGGGTGGTGCACTGGGGGCTCAAGCCGAGCCGGTTCTTCCTCACCGACCAGGGCCGGATCAAGCTGCTCGGCTTCGGCACCGCCTACCTGGCCCCGGCCACCGAGACCGGCAACGCGCCCTACCTGGCGCCCGAGCAGTGGCGCCAGACCCCCGCCGACGGCCGGGCCGACCTCTACGCGCTGGGCTGCGTGCTGTTCGAGCTGTGCACCGGGCGGCCGCCCTACCTCGGCGGCTCGGCGGCGGAGATGATGCACCGCCACCTGAACGACGCGGTCCCCTACCCGGGCCTGTTCCGCGCCGACCTGCCCCGCGGCCTGGACGAGATCGTGCTCGGCCTGCTCGCCAAGGACCCCGGCGCCCGTCCGGCGGACGCCACCGAGGCCGGGGCCCGGCTGGCCGCGGTGGCGGCCGGCTACCAGGGACCGGTCGCGCCCGCCCTGGAGGACCAGCTCCGGGCCCAGGTCGACCAGGCCTGGGCCTACGGCGAGGCAGGTCAGCAGGCCGAGGCGATACGCCAGTTGACCGCGCTGGTGTCCCACGCGGCCCGCACGCTCGGGCCCAGCCATCCGCAGACCCTGCAGGTCTGCTACGACCTTGCCATCTGGCGGGGGATGGCTGACGATATCGCTGGGGCGGCAGGCCTGTTGGGCGAGTTGCTGCCGCTGATGACCGCCACCTTGGGACCGGGGGACGAGGACGTGGCGAAGGCGACCCGGGACCTCTGGTCCTACAGCCGTGAGCTGGAGCACAGGCGCAACCGCGGTACCGCCCGCCCCGGCGAGCTGGCGATGCTGCTCGGCCTCCCCGTCTACTGA
- a CDS encoding MFS transporter — protein sequence MIVLDITIVNIALPSAQRDLGISNADRQWVITAYTLAFGGLLLLGGRLGDLYGRKRTFMIGLLGFAAASALGGSSVSGEMLFASRALQGAFGALLAPSALGLLSTTFSSAAPKERATAFGIFGGIAGGGSAIGFIAGGLLTEYLSWRWCLFVNVPIALCAALGAFRVLHRDHIGKGARIPLDLRGVFLGCGGLLAIVYGTSEAESRGWSSSLVLACLALGGAMLIAFVFAEKHSDHALLPIHIVADRNRGGAALSVGLSVVGLFGLFLFLTYYLQVVKGYSPLKTGIAFLPMTVAIVSSSTGLAARLMNRVPSRNLIVPGLLLAAGGMAWLTQLKVGSSYVSTVLPAEILLGVGMGLVFMPSMSLATLGVAPRETGAASATINSAQQVGGSIGTALLNTIAATATTAYLVGRNASSHLVQNTASVHGYTVATTVALAILLVAAVLAFFMVDHRPAPEEATGEDTEATVRAAA from the coding sequence ATGATCGTGCTCGACATCACGATCGTGAACATCGCCCTGCCATCCGCCCAGCGTGACCTGGGCATCTCCAACGCTGACCGGCAATGGGTGATCACCGCGTACACCCTGGCCTTCGGCGGCCTGCTGCTGCTCGGCGGCCGACTCGGGGACCTCTACGGCCGCAAACGCACCTTCATGATCGGCCTGCTGGGGTTCGCCGCCGCCTCCGCGCTCGGCGGTTCCTCGGTCTCCGGCGAGATGCTCTTCGCCTCCCGCGCACTCCAGGGCGCCTTCGGCGCGCTGCTGGCGCCCTCGGCCCTCGGCCTGCTCTCCACCACCTTCTCCAGCGCCGCGCCCAAGGAGCGGGCCACCGCCTTCGGCATCTTCGGCGGGATCGCCGGTGGCGGCTCCGCGATCGGCTTCATCGCCGGCGGGCTGCTGACCGAGTACCTGAGCTGGCGCTGGTGCCTGTTCGTCAACGTGCCGATCGCGCTCTGCGCGGCCCTGGGCGCCTTCCGGGTGCTGCACCGCGACCACATCGGCAAGGGCGCCCGGATCCCGCTCGACCTGCGCGGCGTCTTCCTCGGCTGCGGCGGACTGCTGGCGATCGTCTACGGCACCTCGGAGGCCGAGTCGCGCGGCTGGAGCTCCTCGCTGGTGCTGGCCTGCCTGGCCCTGGGCGGCGCCATGCTGATCGCCTTCGTCTTCGCCGAGAAGCACAGCGACCACGCGCTGCTGCCGATCCACATCGTCGCCGACCGCAACCGCGGTGGTGCGGCGCTCTCGGTCGGGCTGTCCGTGGTCGGCCTGTTCGGCCTCTTCCTCTTCCTCACCTACTACCTGCAGGTGGTCAAGGGCTACTCGCCACTGAAGACCGGCATCGCGTTCCTGCCGATGACCGTGGCGATCGTCTCCAGCTCCACGGGCCTGGCCGCCCGGCTGATGAACCGGGTGCCCTCGCGCAACCTGATCGTGCCCGGCCTGCTGCTCGCGGCCGGCGGGATGGCCTGGCTGACCCAGCTGAAGGTGGGCAGCAGCTACGTGAGCACGGTGCTGCCCGCCGAGATCCTGCTCGGCGTCGGCATGGGCCTGGTCTTCATGCCCTCGATGAGCCTGGCCACCCTGGGGGTGGCGCCACGCGAGACGGGTGCCGCCTCGGCCACCATCAACTCCGCCCAGCAGGTGGGCGGATCGATCGGTACCGCGCTGCTCAACACCATCGCGGCCACCGCGACCACGGCCTATCTGGTGGGCCGGAACGCGAGCAGCCACCTGGTCCAGAACACCGCCAGCGTGCACGGCTACACCGTGGCCACCACGGTCGCGCTCGCCATCCTGCTGGTCGCGGCGGTGCTCGCCTTCTTCATGGTCGACCACAGACCCGCCCCCGAGGAGGCAACCGGCGAAGACACCGAGGCAACGGTGCGGGCGGCGGCCTGA
- a CDS encoding GNAT family N-acetyltransferase, translated as MSPVLSFRQVGAADPLAEPLIRELTEEYVARYGPGAHAEMARYPAAEFAPPHGLLLLLLADGAPVAGGAPVAGGAFRRHADPATAELKRMWTHSAHRRRGLARRVLTELERCAARAGYRRIHLTTGPRQPEAKGLYLAAGYTPLFDVTADPATVGPLPFEKLIDREAPTP; from the coding sequence ATGAGCCCGGTGCTGAGCTTCCGCCAGGTCGGCGCCGCGGACCCGCTCGCCGAGCCGCTGATCCGCGAGCTGACCGAGGAGTACGTCGCCCGCTACGGCCCCGGTGCGCACGCCGAGATGGCCCGCTACCCGGCTGCCGAGTTCGCCCCGCCGCACGGCCTGCTGCTGCTCCTGCTGGCGGACGGCGCACCAGTGGCGGGCGGCGCACCAGTGGCGGGCGGCGCCTTCCGCCGGCACGCCGACCCGGCGACCGCCGAGTTGAAGCGGATGTGGACGCACTCGGCGCACCGCCGGCGCGGGCTGGCCCGGCGGGTGCTGACCGAGCTGGAGCGCTGCGCCGCCCGGGCCGGCTACCGGCGGATCCACCTCACCACCGGACCGCGCCAGCCCGAGGCCAAGGGGCTCTACCTGGCGGCCGGTTACACCCCGCTCTTCGACGTCACGGCCGATCCCGCGACCGTCGGCCCGCTCCCCTTCGAGAAGCTCATCGACCGAGAGGCACCGACCCCGTGA
- a CDS encoding fumarylacetoacetate hydrolase family protein, producing the protein MKLLRVGPPGAERPVVLGQDGTAYDLSGRTPDIDGSFLSGLEVTELAGAVARGELPVLDIAGQRIGAPVIRPGKVVCVGLNYRDHAAEAGAAIPTEPVLFLKASNTVVGPDDEVLVPRGATKTDYEVELAVVIGRTARYLESDEQAAAVIAGYTISNDVTERAFQLERGGQWDKGKCCETFNPLGPYLVTPEEVGDPQALELRLWVNGELRQDGHTGQMIFPILPVLRYISQFMVLEPGDVVTTGTPAGVTMGRPGTAFLQPGDVMELAVTGLGRQRQVLGKA; encoded by the coding sequence ATGAAGCTCCTCCGTGTCGGCCCCCCGGGCGCCGAGCGCCCGGTCGTGCTCGGCCAGGACGGCACCGCGTACGACCTCTCGGGACGGACCCCCGACATCGACGGGTCCTTCCTGTCCGGCCTGGAGGTGACCGAGCTGGCCGGCGCGGTGGCCCGCGGCGAGCTGCCCGTCCTGGACATCGCGGGGCAGCGGATCGGTGCGCCGGTGATCCGTCCCGGCAAGGTGGTCTGCGTCGGGCTGAACTACCGCGACCACGCCGCCGAGGCGGGCGCGGCGATCCCGACCGAGCCGGTGCTCTTCCTCAAGGCGAGCAACACGGTGGTCGGCCCCGACGACGAGGTGCTGGTGCCGCGCGGGGCCACCAAGACCGACTACGAGGTCGAACTGGCCGTGGTGATCGGCAGGACCGCCCGCTACCTGGAGAGCGACGAGCAGGCGGCGGCGGTGATCGCCGGGTACACCATCTCCAACGACGTCACCGAGCGCGCCTTCCAGCTGGAGCGCGGCGGCCAGTGGGACAAGGGCAAGTGCTGCGAGACCTTCAACCCGCTGGGCCCCTACCTGGTCACCCCCGAGGAGGTCGGCGACCCGCAGGCGCTGGAGCTGCGGCTCTGGGTCAACGGTGAGCTGCGGCAGGACGGGCACACCGGGCAGATGATCTTCCCGATCCTGCCGGTGCTGCGCTACATCAGCCAGTTCATGGTGCTGGAGCCCGGCGACGTGGTCACCACCGGCACCCCGGCGGGCGTCACCATGGGCCGGCCGGGCACCGCGTTCCTGCAGCCCGGCGACGTGATGGAGCTGGCGGTCACCGGGCTCGGTCGGCAGCGGCAGGTGCTGGGCAAGGCCTGA
- a CDS encoding ABC transporter substrate-binding protein, with the protein MKALATALLPLLLLTACGSTGGTGTAKDVPAAQGVDPGRDVVSQEQKVDAIAALLPAAVRQAGAIKVGSAFGAPPSAYYPDPASKKPAGLDVDFTDAVARVLGLKVDREDASFETILPALGSGKYDVGTGNFGVTAARLKTIDFVTYIDDGQGFAVRKDNTGLTDVTDLTQLCGRTIGTGAGTTFESTLNADKHLCTDAGRKPYTVQSFSENGAILTSLQQGRIDVVMSTINGLRFQAAQPAAGTRFVGEFHRLDVGFAFPKGSPLTPAFQAAVNQLIKDGTYQRILAKWGTTGSAVTQSLISPPEHP; encoded by the coding sequence CTGAAGGCCCTGGCCACCGCCCTGCTGCCGCTGCTCCTGCTCACCGCCTGCGGCTCCACCGGTGGCACCGGCACCGCCAAGGACGTCCCGGCCGCCCAGGGGGTCGACCCGGGCCGTGACGTGGTCTCCCAGGAGCAGAAGGTGGACGCGATCGCGGCGCTGCTGCCCGCCGCCGTCCGCCAGGCCGGCGCCATCAAGGTCGGCAGTGCCTTCGGCGCCCCGCCCAGCGCCTACTACCCGGACCCGGCGAGCAAGAAGCCGGCCGGCCTGGACGTGGACTTCACCGACGCCGTGGCCAGGGTGCTCGGGCTGAAGGTGGACCGCGAGGACGCCTCGTTCGAGACCATCCTGCCCGCCCTGGGCAGCGGCAAGTACGACGTGGGCACCGGCAACTTCGGGGTCACCGCGGCCCGGCTGAAGACCATCGACTTCGTCACCTACATCGACGACGGCCAGGGCTTCGCGGTCCGCAAGGACAACACCGGGCTGACCGACGTGACCGACCTGACCCAGCTGTGCGGCCGGACCATCGGCACCGGCGCCGGCACCACTTTCGAGTCCACCCTGAACGCCGACAAGCACCTGTGCACCGACGCCGGCAGGAAGCCGTACACCGTGCAGTCGTTCTCGGAGAACGGCGCCATTCTGACCAGCCTGCAGCAGGGCCGGATCGACGTGGTGATGTCCACCATCAACGGCCTGCGCTTCCAGGCCGCCCAGCCGGCCGCCGGGACCAGGTTCGTCGGCGAGTTCCACCGCCTGGACGTCGGCTTCGCTTTCCCGAAGGGCAGCCCGCTCACCCCGGCCTTCCAGGCGGCGGTGAACCAGCTGATCAAGGACGGGACCTACCAGCGGATCCTGGCCAAGTGGGGCACCACCGGGTCGGCCGTCACCCAGTCGCTGATCAGCCCGCCGGAGCACCCATGA